One part of the Streptomyces sp. NBC_00286 genome encodes these proteins:
- the purF gene encoding amidophosphoribosyltransferase — protein MPRGDGRLSHDLLPGEKGPQDACGVFGVWAPGEEVAKLTYFGLYALQHRGQESAGIAVSNGSKILVFKDMGLVSQVFDEASLGSLQGHIAVGHARYSTTGASVWENAQPTFRATAHGSIALGHNGNLVNTAQLAEMVADLPKQEGRTPRVAATNDTDLLTALLAAQVDEDGKPLTIEEACAKILPQVKGAFSLTFMDEHTLYAARDPQGIRPLVLGRLERGWVVASESAALDICGASFVREIEPGEFVAIDENGLRSSRFAEAKPKGCVFEYVYLARPDTDIAGRNVYLSRVEMGRRLAKEAPVEADLVIATPESGTPAAIGYAEASGIPFGAGLVKNAYVGRTFIQPSQTIRQLGIRLKLNPLKEVIKGKRLIVVDDSIVRGNTQRALVRMLREAGAAEVHIRISSPPVKWPCFFGIDFATRAELIANGMTVEEIGKSLGADSLAYISIDGMIDATTIAKPNLCRACFDGEYPMDLPDPELLGKQLLETELAAGPAATAAADAIRRP, from the coding sequence GTGCCACGTGGTGACGGTCGACTCAGTCATGATCTGCTCCCCGGCGAGAAAGGACCCCAGGACGCTTGCGGCGTCTTCGGAGTCTGGGCTCCCGGCGAAGAGGTCGCCAAGCTCACTTACTTCGGGCTCTACGCCCTCCAGCATCGGGGCCAGGAATCCGCGGGAATCGCGGTCAGCAACGGCTCCAAGATCCTCGTCTTCAAGGACATGGGCCTGGTGTCCCAGGTCTTCGACGAGGCCTCACTCGGATCGCTCCAGGGTCATATCGCGGTCGGTCACGCCCGCTACTCGACCACCGGCGCCTCCGTGTGGGAGAACGCCCAGCCCACGTTCCGTGCGACCGCGCACGGCTCGATCGCGCTCGGCCACAACGGCAACCTGGTCAACACGGCCCAGCTCGCCGAGATGGTCGCCGACCTGCCCAAGCAGGAGGGCCGCACCCCGCGCGTGGCGGCCACCAACGACACCGACCTGCTGACGGCGCTCCTCGCCGCCCAGGTCGACGAGGACGGCAAGCCGCTGACCATCGAGGAGGCCTGCGCCAAGATCCTCCCCCAGGTCAAGGGCGCCTTCAGCCTCACCTTCATGGACGAGCACACGCTGTACGCCGCCCGCGACCCGCAGGGCATCCGCCCGCTGGTCCTGGGCCGCCTGGAGCGCGGCTGGGTCGTCGCCTCCGAGTCCGCCGCCCTCGACATCTGCGGCGCCAGCTTCGTACGCGAGATCGAGCCGGGCGAGTTCGTCGCCATCGACGAGAACGGCCTGCGCTCGTCGCGATTCGCGGAAGCGAAGCCCAAGGGCTGCGTCTTCGAGTACGTGTATCTGGCCCGCCCGGACACCGACATAGCCGGCCGGAACGTATACCTCTCGCGCGTCGAGATGGGCCGCAGGCTCGCCAAGGAAGCCCCGGTCGAGGCGGACCTCGTCATAGCGACCCCGGAGTCCGGCACGCCCGCCGCGATCGGTTACGCGGAGGCCTCCGGCATCCCCTTCGGTGCCGGTCTGGTGAAGAACGCGTACGTCGGCCGCACCTTCATCCAGCCTTCACAGACCATCCGCCAGCTGGGCATCCGACTGAAACTGAATCCCCTCAAGGAAGTCATCAAGGGCAAGCGCCTGATCGTCGTGGACGACTCGATCGTGCGCGGCAACACCCAGCGCGCGCTCGTGCGGATGCTGCGCGAGGCGGGCGCGGCCGAGGTCCACATCCGGATCTCTTCGCCGCCCGTGAAGTGGCCCTGCTTCTTCGGCATCGACTTCGCCACCCGCGCCGAGCTGATCGCCAACGGCATGACGGTCGAGGAGATCGGCAAGTCCCTGGGCGCCGACTCCCTGGCGTACATCTCCATCGACGGCATGATCGACGCGACCACCATCGCCAAGCCGAACCTGTGCCGCGCCTGCTTCGATGGCGAGTACCCGATGGACCTCCCGGACCCCGAACTGCTCGGCAAGCAGCTCCTGGAGACCGAGCTGGCCGCGGGCCCGGCGGCCACGGCCGCGGCCGACGCGATCCGTCGCCCGTAA